The sequence GGGCCGGAGATTGCCCGCATCACGCGGCCCCGCTCGCAGCAGGGCGGGGTGTTGTTCGTGGAGGTCCGTGACAGCGCCACCGCCCACCATCTCACCATGCAGCGCCACCACTTTCTCAAGGCGCTAAATGCCGCGCTGAGCGACGCTCCGCTGAGCGAGATCCGCTTCAGCGTGGGCAGCGTCCGTGTGCCGGCGCTGGCCCCCACGCCCGCACCGCTGCCCGCCCCCGACCGTGAGCGTGCCCGCGAACTGGTGCAGGAGGTGGGTGAGGACCTGCGTCCGGCCGCCCTGCGCGCTGCCGAGGCCATTACCCGCTCGCGCAAGTGGCGCGAGGCCCAGGGCTGGCGCCCGTGCCCGGTGTGCGGCGAGGCCAGCCGCGAGCAGCCGTGCCGTGCGTGCGCCCTGACGTTGGAGGACCCCATCGTCCGGCGGCTGTCGCGGACGCTGCTGCGCCACCCCGAACACCTGCTGGACCTGCCCGACATGCTGGGTGACAGCGGGGCCAACGCGGCCCGTCACCTGGCCCTGCAGCGCCTGGAAGAGCAGCTGGAACTGCTTGCCCTGGAATGTGTGCGCAGCGGCCAGGAGGGGGGCTACCGCGAATTCCTGGCGCAGCAGGCGGCGGTGTATCTGGCCCTGAAATTGCGGCGGCCGCGCGCGGCGCTGAAGCCCTCGGACCACGCGCTGCTGCCCGGCGGGGCCCGCAAGGTGCTCGGGGCAGGTCGTCCCCCCGGTTTTCCCCCGGAACGGTGAAGCCCACGCTGGTCGCGCCCCGGCGGGCGGGGGTATCGTGACCGCATGACCGACGCCCCCCCTTCCCCCGGCGTGCCCGGCGGCAGCGCTTCTCCGTCCTCGGCCCAGCACCGCGCCGCCGCGCCGCGTGCCGTGCGGGTGGCGGTGCTCACCATCAGTGACACCCGCACGGCCGAGACCGACACCAGCGGGCAGTACCTGCTGGGCGAACTGAAGGCGGCCGGCCACGAGGTGGTGCAGTACCGGGTGGTGCGCGACGACGCCGTGCAGATTCGCTCCGCGCTGGTGCAGTTCGTGCGGGAGGCGACGGTGGTGCTCTCCAGCGGCGGCACCGGCCTGACCGGGCGCGACGTGACCGTGCCGGTGGTCGAGTCGCTGATTACCAAGCCCATTCCTGGTTTCGGAGAGCTGTTCCGCATGCTCAGCTACCAGCAGGTCGGCGGCGCGGCGATGCTTTCCCGGGCGCTGGGGGGCCTGTGCCGGGGCGCGGCAGTCTTCGCCATGCCCGGCAGCCTGAATGCCGTCCAGACTGCGTGGGAGGGCATTCTGCGCGACGAGATCGGCCACCTGGCCTTCGAGGTCGAGCGCCACGGGCAGCCCGGCGTGATCACCGGCGGCCCGTCCGTGTCTTCACCTTCCGTCCCGGCTGCGCCGGCCCGGCCCGCCACACCTGCGAACGGGGGCGTGGCGGCTGGACTGGGCCGACACCGCCGGGAGGAGCGCTGATCCGGACCCGGGGTGACGGAACCCCCGGGACCCTTGCCGCAAGAGAAGTCGCCCCGAGTCCGGAGGGGCCCCGCCCGCTGGGAGTTACGTGATGTCAGACACACCGTTCATCCTGTTGCAGACCGCCGTACAGCTCCCCGCGCCGTCTTCCGGGGCCACCGTGGAGCTGCTGGCAGGAGTGCCGCTCAGCGCCGCCCTGCTCGCCCTGACGCCCATCACTGAAATCACCCTGCCCTTCGCGCTGGCCCTCGGGCTGATCGCGCTGTACTGGCTGCTGCGGGTGGCGCGGGAGGCCCGACTGGGGTATCTGCCGCGCGTGGCGTGGTGGGCGCTGCCGGGGCTGGCCCTGCTGCTGCTGACGCCCACGCTGGATGTTCCGGCCCTGTTCGGAATCGGGGCGGCGGCGCTGCTGCTCGCTGAGTTCTGGCCGCTGCCGTATCGCCGCGTGGCCACGCGGCCCTCGCCCGCATGGCCGCTGGTGGGTCTGCTGGGCGGGGTGGCCCTGATGGCAGCGGTTCTGAACGCCCCAGACCCGCAGCCACTGGCGTTTGTGGCCGCCGTGGGCGCGCTGCTCGCCGGGGCGGCGGGGCTGCTGGGCGTGGTGCTGTATCCGGGCCGGGGCACCGGCGGGGCCGTCGCCGCAGGCCGCCCGTCCCCCCTGAACTTTCAGGCCCGCTGGCACCGCACGGTGACCCCCGAGTGGCCGGACCTGAGTGTGACGCTCAGCGAGCGTGGAGCACACCTCAAGAACATCTCGCGGCGTCCACTGCTGCTCGCCGGGTGGTCGCCGGCCGGCATCAATGCGTGGTACCGGGTGCGCGGCCCCGACGGCCGGGTGCTCGCCGAACTGCGCGCCGGGCAGGAGGCGCTGCTCCCCATGAACGGGCGCGACAGCGGCGTACGGGTGTGGTATGGCCCGGACCCTTCCAGCGATCCGCACCTGTTCCGCGCCGACTGGACCCCCACGGCGCGGGCCGACCAACGCGTGCTGAACTGAAGCCCGGATGGGCGGAGCGCCGCCCGCTTCTCACGCCTATCAGGCGGCGGGCAGGTATGGTGGGCAGATCGTGAGTTTGGTGTTTGACTGGACGGCGCTCAGGGCGCTGACACATGGAGACGGCACCGGGGGCACGCTGCGCCGCGAGGCCAGCGATTTCCGGGTAGAAGAGGTGCCGGCCTATGCGCTGGCCGGGCAGGGAGAGCACCTGTACCTGCGTGTAGAGAAAACCGGGCACACCACCGCCCATGTGCTGCGCGAACTGGCTGCTCAGCTGGGCATTCGCGAGCGCGACATTGGCGTCGCGGGCCTCAAGGACCGCCACGCGGTCACGACCCAGTGGCTGAGTGTTCCGGCCAAGCATGAGGAGCGGCTGGGACAGTTCCAGCTCGGCGGCGTGCGGATTCTGGAAACCACCCGGCACGGCAACAAGCTGGGCATGGGCCACCTGCGGGGCAACCGTTTCGTGGTGCGGGTGCGCGGAGCGCCGGACCAGGCCGGGGCGGCGGCGGAGGCCCTGCAACTCCTGAAGGACAGTGGGGTCCCCAATTACTTCGGGCCGCAGCGCTTCGGGCTGGGCGGCCTGAATGCCGAGGAGGGATTGAGGGTGCTGCGCGGAGAGTCACGGCTGCGCGATCCGCGCGTGCGGCGCTTTCTGACCGCCAGCGTGCAGAGCGCGGTGTTCAATGCCTTTGTCAGCCTGCGGCTGGAGCGCGGCGTGTTCGCGGGACTGCTCACGGGCGACATGGCCAAGAAGCATGACACCGGCGGGGTCTTCATGGTCGAGGACGCGGCCCTGGAGTCGCCGCGGGCCGCCCGGGGAGAGGTCAGCGCCACCGGTACCCTGTTCGGCAAGAAAACCCGGCCGCTGGTTCTGGAAGCCGGTGAGCTGGAGCGCGAGGCCCTGTCCGCCTTTGGCCTGACTCCACAGGTGTTCACCTCGCGCCATGGGGACCGCCGCCTGACTCGCGTCTTTCTGGAGGACGGCTCGGTGGTTCCCGAGGAGGACGGGTACACCATGGCCTTCACGCTACCCCGCGGCAGTTTTGCCACCAGCGTGCTGCGCGAGGTGATGAAGACGGGAGTAGACGGTCCGGCGCTGGCCGAGGCGGAGCACAACGGTGCAGAACTGGACGGTGAGGCAGATGACCGGGATGCAGAAGGCCCGTTTCAGGACATCCCGGAGGCCCACGGATGAACGTTGCCCGGCTGTGGCTGCTGATCGCCGGGCTGTCGGGGGGCCTGAGCGCGGGAGCCAACGCGGTGCAGGGCGTGCCGGGAATGTCGGCGGCGCTGTCGTTGTCTCCGACCTACGGCGGCGCGCTGGTCACGGGCCGGGTGCGCGTGCCGCGCAACAATGAACTCACCGGCGTGTGGAGCAGCGTGGGCCGCGCCCGCCTCATGAAGTGCACCCCGCGCTGCGGGGTCGTGTCGGCGGTGCCCATCCAGGGCAGCGTGATTCTCAGCTCGGACTCGGGCTACCGCGTGGTGCTGGGCGGCAAGTTCAGGACCGGCCAGAAGGTCAGCCTGGTCCTGCGCTTCCGCGAGGGCACAGTGGTCAACGTCATGGCGACGGTGGGGCGCTGAGCGCGGGCACCCCCCAACCCGCCTTTCTGGGGGCCACCTACGGCACGCCGGACGACCGGGTTCGCCTGACGGCCGCTTCGCGGACTTCGCGCCCGGCAGAGCGGGAACCGCAGGACTGGGCAGCGGGGAACTGGGCCATCATCACGGCCTGGAATCCGGCCGGTCAGCGCCAGCCCGACGCCGACAACCGGCGGGCCGAAGGAGCCCTGCTCGCCATGATCCAGGACCGCCCGTTCCGGATGGGAATCAACGGTGACGGTGGGTGGGCCGAGCCGTCGGTGATTCTGAGCCGCGTCTCCCTGCGGGAGGCTGCGGCGCTGGGCCGGCATTTTGGGCAGGCGGCGGTGCTGTTCGGAGTGGGCCGCCGGGCCGCCCTGGTGTGGCTGTGGCCCGGGAGGATGGTGATCGAGCGGCGCTGGGTGACTTCCTCAGCGTGAACGAAAAAAGGCTCCCGCAGGAGCCTCTGATTTGAAACTTGCCTTCAGGAGAACTTGACGCCCTGCGACTTCAGCACCCGGCGGGCCGTGTCGGTGGGCTGTGCGCCCTGGGCGAGCCAGTGCTGGGCACGCTCCACGTTGACCTTCAGGTAGTTCTCCGAGGTCTTGCGGGGATCGTAGTGGCCCAGGTTCTCGATGTAGCCCCCGTCGCGCGGACGGCGCGAATCGGTGACGACGATGCGGTAGTGGGGGTTATGGGTGGAACCGAAACGGGACAGGCGAATCTTGACCATGCGAGTGGACCTCTGAGGGGGGGGTTTTTGAGGGTACTGCTCCCGCTAGGATGGCGGGGTTCATGCGGGCCGACAGCAGCCAACCGGGCCGCGCACCGAAGCAGAGTATCAGGGCCGCGTGAGGAAAGGCAAGGGGTCCTAGAACCCCGGCGGTACCGGCACACCGTCCTGGCGATACTGAAAGGCCATGCGCTGCGGCCCGATGATCTGCGAGCCGCCCACCGTACCCAGCGGCGTGCCGCGCTCGACCCGGTTGCCCACGCTGACCAGCGGATCGCGCAGGCCGAAATAGGCGCTGACCGTGCTGGAATGGTCGACGAGGACCACCCAGCCCAGCGAGGCGTAGTACGTCACCGCCATCACGTTGCCTTCCAGCGCACAGACGGCCTGGGCATCGTCCGTACCGGCCAGCACGACCCACGGCGAGCCGTCCGAGCCGTAGGGCAGGCTGACCCGCCCGCCCGGCAGCGGAAAGCCCAGCGGTCCGGTCAGGGCCGGCAGCGGGGTCAGTTCCTGCTCGATTCTCTGCTGAACCTGCTCGACCTGCTCGCTGCGTTGTTGCAGGGCCGCCTGCTCACGCTGCAGCTGAAGTTCGCGTTGCCGCTGGCTTTCCTGCTGGGCGGCGAGCTGCTGCTGGGCCCGCACGCGGGCCTGTTCGGCGGCCCTTTGCGAGGCCTGCCGGGCAGCCTGCTGGCGCTGGGCCTGCAGGCGGGCTTCCAGGGCAGCCTGCGCGGCGGCGCGCTGCCGGGCCTGCTCACGCGCGACCCGCTCCTGCTCGGCCTTGACCCGGGCCAGACGCAGGGCCTCCTGCCGGGCGCGTTCCTGGGCCTCGCGGATGCGGCGCTGTTCCTCCTCGCGGCGGCGGCGTTCCTCGGCCAGACGGCGCTGACGCTCGGCCTCAATGCGCTGGCGTTCGGCGACCACCTGGGTTACCAGTGTGTCGATGGTGCGGGCGGTCAGGGCGCGCTCGGCCTGGCGCTGGGCGGCCAGGGTCCGCTGGCCCTGCTCGCTGGAGCGCAGCCTGGCCAGCAGCTGGTTCTGCTGGGTGCGCCGGGCCTTCAGGCTGTTCAGGGCAGCCGTGCGCTGGGCCTGCAGGTCGCGCAGCTGCCGGGTCTGCTGGTCCTGCTGCTGCCGCTGCTCCTCCAGGGTCTGCACCTCGTCTTTCAGGTTCTGAATGATGCCCGCGTTGTAGCGGGCGGCCAGATTCGAGTACCGCAACCGGATCAGCAGGTCCGACAGGCTGCGCGACTGAGACAGCAGCCCCAGGTAATCGCCGCTGCGGCTGCGGTACATGGTGTTCAGGATCTCGCGCACGTCGCTCTTCAGGCGCTCGACCCGGGTCTGCGTGACCGACAGCTGGGAGGTCGTGTCGGCGAGCTGCCGCTCGGCCTGGTCCGTGCGGACATTCAGGGCGGCCAGCTCGTTTTCCAGCTCCGCCACCTGCGCGGCCAGGGCGTCGAGCTGCGCGAGCGTTTCCTTTTGCTGCGCGCTGAGGTTCTGGATGTTCCCGCGCAGCCGCTCCAGTTCCTTGGCCTGCTGGGCGCTGAGCTGCTTTTGCTCTTTCAGTTCGCGTTGCAGCTGTTCCAGGCGCTGACTGGTCGTGGGCAGTTGCAGCGCAGGTCTGGCCGGGCGGGTGCTGACCGGCGGCGCCGCGCTGGAGGATGGAGCCGTCTGCGCTCCCACCCCACCGATCAGCAGCGCGCCCAGCAGCATGGCCGCAGTCGACCGGACGGCCACCGTATCCGGCCCGCGGCGCGGCGCCCCTTGCCTCACTCCAGCTCCCGCAGGTAGCGCCGGGTGGCGAACAGACTGCCCACCAGCCCCACAAGCACGCCGAGCACGGCCACCCCGCCGAGCACCGGCAGCAGCGTCTCGGGATCGGTTACTACCGGGAACACCGGGGCCAGCTCGCGCACGCGCCCGGCCAGGCCCAGGTAGGTGGGCGTCAGCAGCGCCAGCGCCAGCGCCGCCGCCACGATGCCCACAAGCAGGCCCTCGATCACGTGGGGCATGCGGATAAACGCGCGGGTTGCGCCCAGCAGCCGCATCACGCTGATCTCGTCGCGCCGGGCATACATCGCCACCCGCACCGCATTCAGGATATTGAACAGGGTGCCCAGCAGCAACAGGCCGACCAGGGCGTACCCCGAGCCGCGCACGGCCGTGAGCGTCCGCACGGTGGGGTCCACGTAGCCGGCGCCGTATTCCACGTCCTCCACACCGCTGAGCTGAGAGACCGCCGCCGCCACCGTGCGCGAGTCTTCCACCCGACTGACCTTCATGCGCAGGGTATCGGGAAAGGGATTGCCCACCAGATCCGCCGCGTCGCGGGTGTACGGCGAGTCGCGGGTCATCTCGTCGAGGACCTGCTCACGCGTGACCAGCCGCGCCTCGCGGACCTGCGGCAGCGCCCGCACCTGGGCGAGCAGGTCCGCCTCGGCGGCCTCGGGCTTCAGGAAGGCGGCGACTTCCACCTGCGATTCCAGCTGGGCCAGCGTGCGGTCCACGTTCAGGGTGAGCAGCAATACGAAGCCCAGCATCAGCAGGGTCAGGGTCATGGTCACCAGCGTGGCGAGCGTCGCCGTGATGTTGCCGCGCATGGCGAGTAGCGCCTGGCGGAGGTGGTACCTCACAGCGCGTACCCGCCGTAGGGATCGTCGCGCACCAGTTTGCCCTTGCGCAGCGTCAGGGTGCGGTGGCGGTAGGTTTCCACCAGTTCACGGGCGTGGGTGGCAACGATAACCGTGGTGCCGCGCAGGTTGACATTCTGCAGCACCTTGAGCACCTCGCGGCTGTTCTCCGGGTCGAGGTTGCCGGTCGGTTCGTCGGCGAGCAGCAGTGGGGGGTCGGCCACGATGGCCCGCGCGATGGCGATGCGCTGCTGTTCGCCCTGCGAGAGCTGCACCGGCAGGGCATGCTTCTTGTGTTCCAGCCCCACCGTGCGCAGCGCCGCCGTGACCCGCGAAGGCCACTCGCGCTGGTGAACGCCGGTGACCCGCAGCGCGAAGGCCACATTGTCGAAGGCGTTCAGGTGCGCGAGCAGCAGGTTGTCCTGAAACACCGTTCCCATGCGCCGGCGCAGCAGCGCGGTGCGGCGGCCCCGGTAGTGCGACAGCGGCTCGCCCGCCACCCGGACCTCGCCGCCGGTGGGCAGCGCCCGCTTGAGCACCAGGTTCATGAAACTGCTCTTGCCCGCACCCGAGTGGCCCACCAGATACGCGAACTCTCCCTTGCCGATGCGCAGGCTCACGTCGTCCAGCGCCAGGGTATGGGTCACCGGATATGCCAGCGAAACGTTGTGGAACTGGATCACGCGGCCACCGCAGCGGCGCCGGGACCCAGGCGGGCCGCGGCCGGACAGACCCGGCAGGTGCTGAGGGCCGGGAAGCGCACCCCAAGCGCGATAAAGACGGCGACGTTCAAAGACAGGCTGTTCATGCTCGCCGCCCAGCATAGCCCAGACCCCCTCTATACCGTAAAGAAATGGTCAGGGAGCCGCACACCCGGGGAGCCAGAGCTGTCACCTCGGCCTCAATAGGGCTTCACCTGCCCACACTATCCTGTAGGGGTGAATGCCAAACGCCTGACCATTGTGGGGGCCGCGCTGACGGCCACGGCCGCCGTTGCCTACGCGCAGCTCGGCGGCTACTCCCAAACCAACCTCACCAATTCTGCCGTCGGCAAGACGTTGCTGGACGTGATCGGGGATCTCAAGCAGTATTACCTCTACCCGGTGGACGAGGACAAACTGCTGCGCGGCGCGATCAACGGCGCGGTGGGCAGCCTGAACGATGAATTCACCTACTACAGCCAGCCTGAAGACAATGCCATCGACGCCGAGAACCTTGCGGGCAACTTCTACGGCATCGGCGTGCAGCTCGTCGCTGCCAACCCGGACGGCACCGGGGGCAAGATCGACAATGTGTTCAAGACCGGGGCGGCCATCGCCGCGGGCGTGCAGATCGGTGACGTGTTCGTCAAGGTGGACGACACCGAGGTGATCAACAGCAAGCTCAACGAGATCGTGCGTCTGGTACGCGGCAAGCAGGGCACCACCGTCACCATCACCTTCGCGCGGGGGGGCAAGCCCTACACCGTCAAGATGGAGCGCCAGCCGGTGACCATCGTGGATGTGGAACAGACCATTCTGCCCGGCAACGTGGGCTACATCGCGCTGAACACCTTCTACAACGAGAAGGTCAGCCAGCAGTTCCGCGCCGCCGTGGCCGACATGAAGAAGAAGAACGTGCAGAAGCTGATTCTGGACCTGCGCGACAACGGTGGCGGTCTGCTCAATGCCGGGGTGGACGTGGCCGATCAGTTCCTGCAGAGCGGTCCCATCGTGAGCCTGCGCGACCGCAACAAGAAGACCGAGGTCTTCGGCACTGCCCGCAACCAGCCCACCGACTACACCGGCAAACTCGTGGTGCTGGTGAACAAGAACAGCGCGTCCGCCTCCGAGGTTGTTTCCGGGGCGCTGCAGGACAAGGGCCGGGCACAGGTCATCGGGGAGCAGACCTTCGGTAAGGGTGTGGCCCAGATTCCGATCAATCTGCCCGACGGCGGCAAGGTCGCCATCGTGAACAGCGAGTGGTTGACCCCCAAGGGCCGCCAGATCCACAAGAAGGGCGTTACGCCCGATATCGTGGTGAAGGACACCCGCAACACCACGGCGCTGAACTTCAGCGGCAGCGGTCTGACGGCGGGCGACAAGATCACCCTGAACGTGGGGGGCAAGCCCGTGACGGTCACCGCCGACAAGGACGGCAAGTTCACCTACACCGGCGAGGTCAAGCGTCCGACCCGCAGCGCCACCCAGGGTGAGGCTGTGGTGGACGTGCAGAACGACGCCATTTTGCAAAAGGCCCTGGACCTGCTGAAGTAATCAGGGAATCCGGGCCAAACTCAAAGATTGCCCCTCCCCGGCTGTTGCGGGAGGGGCAATCTTTTGGGCGGTTGGTCCCTACTTGCCGACAAACACCGCGGTGGTCAATCCCGGCACGGTCACGCCGTTGCCGCTGACCTTGCTCGTCTTGACCACGGGATCGCTGCTCGCGGCCAGGGCCGGGTGCAGGCTCAGCTTCAGGCCGGCCAGGGCCGCGTCGTTCAGGGTCACGGCCTTGCCGCCTCCGTTGAAAACCACCACGATGTTCTTATAGGGATTGGTCGGGCTGACCGCGCCGCTGAGCTTCATGGCAATCACGCCGGGAAGCTGTTTGGGGCCCGTATTCAGGAAGGTCAGGCCGCGCTGCACCTGCGCCGCCGTTTCCATGCGGAACAGGTCCGAGGAGTAGCGCACCCGCAGGAACTCGCGGTAAGAATCGAAGGCCCGCTGGATGTCGGCCGGGCTGGGCTTCAGCGCCGCGTTGCCCAGGATGGGGCGGTACAGGTCCCAGTTGCCCCCGTTCTTCTCGGCCATCGGGAGGCCCCGGCCGAAGCCGTTGGTCTGCCCGGTCCAGTCGATGGTGTTGAACCAGTCGCCGCTGTTGTAGCTGTCGGTGTCGAAGCTCTTGGAGCGCAACAGGTCGTCGCCCGAGGTGCTGAAGGGCAGGCCCTGCCCCAGCAGGATGAGGCTGTTGGCCAGGTTCTGCATGCGGGTGCGCTGGGCCGGGGTCGCGTTCAGCGGGGCCTTGAGCAGCACGGCGTCGTAGAGGGTCTGGTTGTCGTGGGCGCTGGCGTAGTTGATGCTCTCTCGGGGAGAGGCGGCGTATCCGGCCGGAGCGTCACCGTATTTGATTCCCGCGCCCGTCACGGTCTGTCCCGCCGCGTTGGTCAGTTTGTAATCGCGCAGGTTGCCGGTCAGGCCCACGCGGATCAAGTCGGAGAGTTGCAGCAGCTTGGCCGCGTCGGTGTTGCCCGGCTGCCCATTGGGCAGGCCCACCAGCCCGGTGGCGAAGCCCTGTTCCTGCAGGCCTCCAAACGGGTTGCCCCCCCGCACCGCG comes from Deinococcus aerophilus and encodes:
- a CDS encoding S41 family peptidase, which codes for MNAKRLTIVGAALTATAAVAYAQLGGYSQTNLTNSAVGKTLLDVIGDLKQYYLYPVDEDKLLRGAINGAVGSLNDEFTYYSQPEDNAIDAENLAGNFYGIGVQLVAANPDGTGGKIDNVFKTGAAIAAGVQIGDVFVKVDDTEVINSKLNEIVRLVRGKQGTTVTITFARGGKPYTVKMERQPVTIVDVEQTILPGNVGYIALNTFYNEKVSQQFRAAVADMKKKNVQKLILDLRDNGGGLLNAGVDVADQFLQSGPIVSLRDRNKKTEVFGTARNQPTDYTGKLVVLVNKNSASASEVVSGALQDKGRAQVIGEQTFGKGVAQIPINLPDGGKVAIVNSEWLTPKGRQIHKKGVTPDIVVKDTRNTTALNFSGSGLTAGDKITLNVGGKPVTVTADKDGKFTYTGEVKRPTRSATQGEAVVDVQNDAILQKALDLLK
- the ftsE gene encoding cell division ATP-binding protein FtsE, with product MIQFHNVSLAYPVTHTLALDDVSLRIGKGEFAYLVGHSGAGKSSFMNLVLKRALPTGGEVRVAGEPLSHYRGRRTALLRRRMGTVFQDNLLLAHLNAFDNVAFALRVTGVHQREWPSRVTAALRTVGLEHKKHALPVQLSQGEQQRIAIARAIVADPPLLLADEPTGNLDPENSREVLKVLQNVNLRGTTVIVATHARELVETYRHRTLTLRKGKLVRDDPYGGYAL
- a CDS encoding DUF3293 domain-containing protein, which gives rise to MTAWNPAGQRQPDADNRRAEGALLAMIQDRPFRMGINGDGGWAEPSVILSRVSLREAAALGRHFGQAAVLFGVGRRAALVWLWPGRMVIERRWVTSSA
- a CDS encoding murein hydrolase activator EnvC family protein, yielding MLLGALLIGGVGAQTAPSSSAAPPVSTRPARPALQLPTTSQRLEQLQRELKEQKQLSAQQAKELERLRGNIQNLSAQQKETLAQLDALAAQVAELENELAALNVRTDQAERQLADTTSQLSVTQTRVERLKSDVREILNTMYRSRSGDYLGLLSQSRSLSDLLIRLRYSNLAARYNAGIIQNLKDEVQTLEEQRQQQDQQTRQLRDLQAQRTAALNSLKARRTQQNQLLARLRSSEQGQRTLAAQRQAERALTARTIDTLVTQVVAERQRIEAERQRRLAEERRRREEEQRRIREAQERARQEALRLARVKAEQERVAREQARQRAAAQAALEARLQAQRQQAARQASQRAAEQARVRAQQQLAAQQESQRQRELQLQREQAALQQRSEQVEQVQQRIEQELTPLPALTGPLGFPLPGGRVSLPYGSDGSPWVVLAGTDDAQAVCALEGNVMAVTYYASLGWVVLVDHSSTVSAYFGLRDPLVSVGNRVERGTPLGTVGGSQIIGPQRMAFQYRQDGVPVPPGF
- the truD gene encoding tRNA pseudouridine(13) synthase TruD, with product MSLVFDWTALRALTHGDGTGGTLRREASDFRVEEVPAYALAGQGEHLYLRVEKTGHTTAHVLRELAAQLGIRERDIGVAGLKDRHAVTTQWLSVPAKHEERLGQFQLGGVRILETTRHGNKLGMGHLRGNRFVVRVRGAPDQAGAAAEALQLLKDSGVPNYFGPQRFGLGGLNAEEGLRVLRGESRLRDPRVRRFLTASVQSAVFNAFVSLRLERGVFAGLLTGDMAKKHDTGGVFMVEDAALESPRAARGEVSATGTLFGKKTRPLVLEAGELEREALSAFGLTPQVFTSRHGDRRLTRVFLEDGSVVPEEDGYTMAFTLPRGSFATSVLREVMKTGVDGPALAEAEHNGAELDGEADDRDAEGPFQDIPEAHG
- a CDS encoding DUF721 domain-containing protein, whose amino-acid sequence is MSRDRYNGERNNRGRRLSGPRGLGELMGATLGTARIAKGVGRARAILAWPGAVGPEIARITRPRSQQGGVLFVEVRDSATAHHLTMQRHHFLKALNAALSDAPLSEIRFSVGSVRVPALAPTPAPLPAPDRERARELVQEVGEDLRPAALRAAEAITRSRKWREAQGWRPCPVCGEASREQPCRACALTLEDPIVRRLSRTLLRHPEHLLDLPDMLGDSGANAARHLALQRLEEQLELLALECVRSGQEGGYREFLAQQAAVYLALKLRRPRAALKPSDHALLPGGARKVLGAGRPPGFPPER
- a CDS encoding MogA/MoaB family molybdenum cofactor biosynthesis protein; its protein translation is MTDAPPSPGVPGGSASPSSAQHRAAAPRAVRVAVLTISDTRTAETDTSGQYLLGELKAAGHEVVQYRVVRDDAVQIRSALVQFVREATVVLSSGGTGLTGRDVTVPVVESLITKPIPGFGELFRMLSYQQVGGAAMLSRALGGLCRGAAVFAMPGSLNAVQTAWEGILRDEIGHLAFEVERHGQPGVITGGPSVSSPSVPAAPARPATPANGGVAAGLGRHRREER
- a CDS encoding cell division protein FtsX codes for the protein MRYHLRQALLAMRGNITATLATLVTMTLTLLMLGFVLLLTLNVDRTLAQLESQVEVAAFLKPEAAEADLLAQVRALPQVREARLVTREQVLDEMTRDSPYTRDAADLVGNPFPDTLRMKVSRVEDSRTVAAAVSQLSGVEDVEYGAGYVDPTVRTLTAVRGSGYALVGLLLLGTLFNILNAVRVAMYARRDEISVMRLLGATRAFIRMPHVIEGLLVGIVAAALALALLTPTYLGLAGRVRELAPVFPVVTDPETLLPVLGGVAVLGVLVGLVGSLFATRRYLRELE
- the rpsP gene encoding 30S ribosomal protein S16 yields the protein MVKIRLSRFGSTHNPHYRIVVTDSRRPRDGGYIENLGHYDPRKTSENYLKVNVERAQHWLAQGAQPTDTARRVLKSQGVKFS